The Candidatus Endomicrobium procryptotermitis genome window below encodes:
- the dnaB gene encoding replicative DNA helicase, with the protein MDISKVPPNDINSEKAVLGCLMIPGEQKTIAQIFNILKADDFYFELHRTIYNTIIDLYVKNIEADTININSRLQNNEQFKDHGGFSYLTELTDIVSSAANAEHYAEEVLRLSHTRMLLNACHEFKGKLLKNSDNPLVLTSNIQSRLFEILKRNNSNGIVHIADTVRPTLNEINDIITGQAKSLSIKTGFKLLDEMTGGFFNSDFIVLAARPSMGKTMLGLNIGLNIAKNEKKAVLMFSLEMSVKKLNYRFFSNMGNVEGWRIRKPSKGSLYGEYSKLHTAARELSELPIYIDDTPGLTVLEMQMRAKKWAMEMKSKNVAIGLVMIDHIQKIKGSDIASKRNREQEVAEFSQGLCTIAKDLNVPVLALSQLSRKNESRENKKPMLSDLRDSGTLEQDADTVIFLHRDGYYKKDDPELKNSATLIIEKQRDGDTGEIGLVFNFKFCRFEDLNVGGD; encoded by the coding sequence ATGGATATTTCAAAAGTTCCGCCAAACGATATTAATAGCGAAAAAGCTGTTCTCGGTTGCCTGATGATACCAGGCGAACAAAAAACAATTGCGCAGATATTCAATATTCTAAAAGCCGATGACTTTTATTTTGAGCTGCATAGAACTATATATAACACAATCATTGACCTTTATGTAAAGAATATCGAAGCCGACACGATAAATATTAATAGCAGACTTCAAAATAACGAACAGTTTAAGGATCATGGCGGATTTAGCTATTTAACAGAACTAACCGACATTGTGAGCTCTGCGGCCAATGCTGAACATTACGCAGAAGAGGTGTTGAGACTTTCTCACACCCGTATGCTTTTAAATGCTTGTCATGAATTCAAAGGGAAGTTATTAAAAAACAGCGATAATCCATTGGTTCTGACATCGAATATTCAGAGTAGGCTTTTTGAAATTTTGAAACGAAACAACAGTAATGGAATAGTTCATATCGCTGATACTGTTAGACCTACATTGAATGAGATTAACGATATTATAACAGGTCAAGCCAAGAGCCTAAGCATAAAAACAGGTTTTAAACTTCTTGACGAAATGACAGGTGGATTTTTCAACAGTGATTTTATAGTTTTGGCCGCAAGGCCTAGCATGGGAAAAACGATGTTAGGCTTGAACATTGGTTTAAATATTGCGAAAAATGAAAAGAAAGCGGTTTTAATGTTTTCTCTTGAGATGTCTGTCAAAAAATTAAATTATCGATTCTTTTCGAATATGGGAAATGTTGAGGGCTGGCGTATAAGAAAACCATCAAAGGGCAGTTTGTATGGCGAATATTCAAAGTTACACACAGCTGCGAGAGAGCTTTCCGAATTACCGATATACATTGATGATACCCCCGGTCTAACTGTTTTGGAAATGCAGATGCGTGCAAAAAAATGGGCAATGGAAATGAAGTCTAAAAACGTGGCAATTGGGCTTGTTATGATTGACCATATACAGAAGATAAAAGGTAGCGATATCGCTTCTAAAAGAAATAGAGAGCAAGAAGTGGCAGAGTTTTCACAAGGATTATGCACAATCGCAAAAGATTTGAATGTTCCAGTTTTGGCTCTTTCTCAGCTTTCAAGAAAAAATGAATCAAGGGAAAACAAAAAGCCCATGCTTTCTGATTTGAGAGATTCGGGAACGCTTGAGCAAGATGCCGATACGGTAATCTTTTTGCATAGAGATGGGTACTACAAAAAAGATGATCCTGAATTAAAGAACTCTGCCACGCTTATCATTGAAAAGCAAAGAGATGGAGACACAGGCGAAATAGGACTTGTTTTTAACTTTAAATTTTGTCGATTTGAAGATTTAAATGTTGGGGGAGATTGA